One part of the Glycine soja cultivar W05 chromosome 11, ASM419377v2, whole genome shotgun sequence genome encodes these proteins:
- the LOC114376925 gene encoding uncharacterized protein LOC114376925 → MASVPSTVAPRTFLPSIPKPRAPLHAAKSVASAARNFPRLSHNLILSGNKRAVAVNSASEEFDVISVQSEDITDQQEGVVVSRVEMEGGDGELATQVSGFGANEGLLSLEGFSSSSSSLIGSESVDMEKLIDRTINATIVLAAGTFAVTKLLTIDSDYWHGWTLYEILRYAPQHNWSAYEEALKTNPVLAKMMISGIVYSLGDWIAQCVEGKPLFEFDRARMFRSGLVGFTLHGSLSHFYYQFCEELFPYKEWWVVPAKVAFDQTAWSALWNSIYYTVVALLRLDPPMSILNELKATFFPMLTAGWKLWPFAHLITYGVIPVEQRLLWVDTIELIWVTILSTFSNEKSEARNSQSMVPSEVKSTTYVHPPEE, encoded by the exons ATGGCGTCGGTCCCCAGCACCGTCGCTCCCCGCACCTTCCTGCCGTCGATTCCCAAGCCGAGAGCTCCTCTTCACGCCGCGAAATCCGTCGCCAGCGCCGCGCGCAACTTCCCGAGACTTTCGCACAACCTCATTCTCTCCGGAAACAAACGCGCGGTGGCGGTGAACTCGGCGTCGGAGGAGTTCGACGTGATATCGGTGCAGAGCGAGGACATTACCGACCAGCAGGAGGGCGTGGTGGTGAGCCGCGTCGAGATGGAAGGTGGAGACGGCGAATTGGCGACGCAGGTGAGCGGATTCGGCGCGAACGAGGGTTTGCTGTCGTTGGAAGGGTTTTCTTCTTCGTCTTCGTCTCTGATCGGGAGTGAGAGCGTGGACATGGAGAAGCTAATTGATAGAACTATCAATGCTACGATTGTGCTCGCAGCTGGCACTTTCGCCGTCACCAAACTTCTCACCATTGATAGTGATTACTGGCAC GGATGGACGCTATATGAGATACTAAGATATGCACCTCAGCATAACTGGTCTGCTTACGAGGAAGCTCTTAAGACAAATCCTGTTCTTGCCAAGATGATGATTAGTGGGATTGTTTACTCCTTAGGGGACTGGATTGCGCAG TGCGTTGAAGGAAAACCTCTGTTTGAGTTTGACCGTGCGCGGATGTTCAGATCAGGGCTTGTTGGTTTTACTCTTCATGGTTCTCTTTCTCATTTCTATTATCAGTTTTGCGAG GAGCTATTTCCTTACAAAGAATGGTGGGTAGTTCCTGCCAAAGTTGCCTTCGATCAAACTGCATGGTCTGCACTTTGGAACAGCATATATTATACTGTTGTTGCATTACTGCGTCTTGATCCTCCTATGAGtattttaaatgaattgaaGGCAACGTTTTTCCCCATGTTGACG GCCGGATGGAAGCTATGGCCATTTGCCCATCTCATTACTTATGGTGTGATACCGGTTGAACAAAGACTCCTCTGGGTGGATACCATTGAGCTTATTTGGGTGACCATACTTTCCAC attttcaaatgaaaaatcaGAAGCAAGAAACTCTCAGTCTATGGTGCCTTCAGAGGTGAAATCCACCACATATGTTCATCCTCCTGag GAGTAA